One Candidatus Delongbacteria bacterium genomic region harbors:
- the rpoB gene encoding DNA-directed RNA polymerase subunit beta: protein MAKKNKDKRITFSKIEKVLDMPDLLDLQLKSFEIFLQKGVKREKKKNIGLHQVFNNTFPIIDNRERYLLEYVDYYVGQPKYKVKDCQEIGATYSAPLKIKLRLSSKTNEEQEEYDQTQESDVYFGTLPIMTDKGTFIINGSERVIVTQLHRSPGVFFSSRVHTNQTTLYSAKIIPFRGSWLEFETTINDSFQVYIDRRKKFHVTTFLRAFGFSSDQEIFDIFQLDEIVKLSKKNASQLVGRNLYEEIDLSKRTADQYEGEQVKTIIYPVGTELTEEKIDVLIENKVKTLRLIKADCRLKFNIIFNTIQKDETSSSDDALLFIYEQLRLTESPDLETAKKHFERLFLDEKRYDLGDVGRYRINQKMDLKVDNIINHLRIDPNQEREIKIGVTDLEGNYETMKINSILNILDNGSENEQKELIAMLEQAYIKATIITQYDIIEILKELLEIKNGKKITDDIDHLGNRRVKTVGEQLANQFGVALSRMARTIREKMTLAKPEDPLVISDMINIKTLGSVINSFFGTNQLSQFMDQVNPLAEITHKRRLSALGVGGLTRDRAGFEVRDVHYTHYGRLCPIETPEGPNIGLISSLATYARVNDMGFIETPYRKVIKGRVTDEIVYLTADEEDRATIAQANAIIDDKGNFKNQLINVRRRGDFELESPDRIDFMDVTPTQMVSAAAALIPFLDHDDANRALMGSNMQRQAVPLMRTDAPLVATGMEERIARDSRALVTAKCDGIVQKIDATRCYIVPEDSDDSSDAVEHTFIKFFRTNNDTCINNIPLVKVGDRVKKGDVLADGAATSGGELALGKNVLVAYMSWNGYNFEDAIILSERMVTEDVFTSIHIKEYDINVKETKRGEEELTREIPNVSEEATKDLDDKGVIRIGAEVRAGDIIVGKVTPKGEVNLTPEDKLLKAIFGEKAGEVKDASLRVPPGDKGIVIGTNIFSRKKKGALTKEKDKQKQKDMKEDFDLQVNNIRKKRAKELFKVLEEVKITNDVCELKEGKNSVIIKAGTIPKLKDLEKLGFDIMNNQGNWTDVETINDRIAEVLTESSMLYDQVNVDFQRERQKMVYGDELPPGIIQMVKVYVSKKRKIQIGDKMAGRHGNKGIVSRIVPLEDLPYLEDGSPVDIILNPLGVPSRMNPGQIFETNLGWAASKLGVKFATPVFDGASLKDVKNKLKEAGLPESGKAVLHDGLTGEKFDQEVTVGYTYMLKLSHLVEDKLHARDIGPYSLITQQPLGGKAQFGGQRFGEMEVWALEAYGAAYLLQEMLTYKSDDVNGRTKVYEAIVKGKAIPKPGIPESFNVLLKELQGLGLDVKLD, encoded by the coding sequence TTGGCTAAGAAGAATAAAGACAAAAGGATTACTTTTTCTAAGATCGAAAAAGTTCTGGATATGCCGGATCTTTTAGATCTTCAGTTGAAATCCTTCGAAATTTTTCTCCAAAAAGGCGTTAAGAGGGAAAAGAAAAAAAATATTGGACTCCACCAGGTTTTCAATAACACTTTTCCAATTATCGACAACAGAGAAAGATATCTTCTTGAGTATGTAGACTACTATGTTGGTCAACCAAAATACAAAGTCAAAGATTGTCAGGAAATAGGTGCAACTTATAGTGCTCCACTGAAAATCAAACTAAGATTATCATCCAAAACCAATGAAGAACAGGAAGAATATGATCAGACTCAAGAATCTGATGTATATTTCGGAACTCTACCTATTATGACAGATAAGGGTACGTTCATCATCAATGGATCTGAACGTGTTATTGTTACTCAGCTTCACAGGTCTCCTGGCGTTTTCTTTTCTTCCAGAGTTCATACTAATCAAACTACTCTTTATTCAGCAAAAATCATTCCTTTTAGAGGATCATGGTTAGAGTTTGAGACAACAATAAATGATAGTTTTCAGGTTTATATTGATAGAAGAAAGAAATTCCATGTTACAACATTTCTAAGAGCATTTGGTTTTTCTTCAGATCAAGAAATATTTGATATTTTTCAATTGGATGAGATTGTAAAATTATCAAAGAAAAATGCTTCTCAACTTGTTGGTAGAAACCTCTATGAAGAAATTGATCTATCTAAAAGAACTGCGGATCAATATGAAGGGGAGCAAGTTAAGACTATTATTTACCCTGTCGGAACAGAGTTAACTGAAGAGAAGATAGACGTTTTAATTGAAAACAAAGTTAAGACTCTTAGGCTTATCAAAGCCGATTGCCGTTTAAAATTCAATATCATTTTCAACACAATTCAAAAAGATGAAACAAGCTCATCTGATGACGCTTTATTGTTCATTTACGAACAATTGAGATTGACTGAGTCGCCAGATCTTGAAACAGCTAAAAAACATTTTGAAAGATTGTTCCTTGACGAGAAGAGATATGATCTTGGTGATGTTGGTAGATATAGAATAAATCAGAAAATGGATTTAAAAGTTGATAATATTATCAACCATTTAAGAATTGATCCAAATCAGGAAAGAGAAATTAAAATCGGAGTTACTGATCTAGAGGGTAATTACGAGACCATGAAGATCAATTCAATCCTTAATATTTTAGATAATGGTTCTGAAAATGAACAAAAAGAGTTGATAGCTATGCTTGAGCAAGCATATATTAAAGCAACTATCATTACTCAGTATGACATTATCGAAATCCTTAAAGAGCTATTAGAGATCAAAAATGGTAAAAAAATTACAGACGATATTGATCACCTTGGTAATAGAAGAGTAAAAACTGTAGGAGAGCAACTCGCAAATCAATTTGGTGTTGCCTTATCAAGAATGGCAAGAACAATCAGAGAGAAAATGACTCTTGCTAAACCTGAAGATCCGTTAGTTATCTCTGATATGATCAATATCAAAACTCTTGGTAGTGTAATCAATTCATTTTTTGGTACTAATCAGCTTTCACAATTTATGGATCAAGTTAATCCGCTTGCTGAAATAACTCACAAAAGAAGACTTTCAGCACTTGGAGTTGGTGGTTTGACAAGAGATAGAGCAGGTTTCGAGGTTCGTGATGTTCACTATACTCATTATGGTCGTCTTTGTCCAATTGAAACTCCCGAGGGTCCAAACATTGGTCTAATTTCATCACTTGCAACTTATGCCAGAGTAAACGATATGGGATTTATAGAAACTCCATATAGAAAAGTTATCAAAGGAAGAGTAACAGATGAAATAGTTTATTTAACTGCTGATGAAGAAGATAGAGCTACAATTGCTCAGGCAAATGCAATAATTGATGATAAGGGTAATTTTAAAAATCAATTGATAAATGTTAGAAGACGAGGCGATTTTGAACTTGAATCACCTGATAGAATTGATTTTATGGATGTTACTCCTACCCAAATGGTATCTGCTGCTGCAGCTTTGATTCCTTTCCTTGACCATGATGATGCTAACAGGGCATTGATGGGTTCTAACATGCAACGTCAAGCTGTTCCTTTAATGAGAACAGATGCTCCATTAGTTGCCACAGGAATGGAAGAGAGAATTGCAAGAGATTCCAGAGCATTGGTTACTGCTAAGTGTGATGGTATTGTTCAGAAAATTGATGCAACAAGATGCTACATTGTGCCTGAGGATAGTGACGATAGTAGTGATGCTGTAGAACATACTTTTATAAAATTTTTTAGAACAAATAACGATACATGTATTAACAATATTCCACTTGTAAAAGTAGGGGATAGGGTTAAAAAGGGTGATGTTCTTGCCGATGGTGCTGCTACTAGTGGTGGTGAACTTGCTCTTGGTAAAAACGTTTTAGTTGCATATATGTCATGGAATGGATATAATTTTGAGGATGCTATTATTCTTAGCGAGAGAATGGTGACTGAAGATGTATTCACTTCTATTCACATTAAAGAATATGACATTAATGTTAAAGAAACAAAACGAGGAGAAGAGGAGCTAACAAGAGAAATTCCAAATGTTAGCGAAGAAGCAACAAAAGATCTTGATGATAAAGGTGTAATTCGTATTGGTGCTGAAGTTAGAGCTGGTGATATCATTGTCGGTAAGGTTACTCCAAAAGGTGAAGTAAATCTTACACCTGAAGATAAACTTCTGAAAGCTATATTTGGTGAAAAAGCTGGTGAGGTTAAAGATGCTTCTTTGAGAGTACCACCTGGAGATAAAGGTATTGTTATCGGAACAAATATTTTTTCTAGGAAGAAAAAAGGTGCATTGACAAAAGAAAAAGACAAGCAAAAACAGAAGGATATGAAAGAGGATTTTGATCTTCAAGTTAACAATATCAGAAAGAAAAGAGCTAAAGAACTTTTTAAAGTGCTTGAAGAAGTGAAAATCACCAATGATGTCTGCGAGTTGAAAGAGGGAAAAAACAGCGTAATTATAAAAGCTGGAACTATTCCTAAATTAAAAGATTTAGAGAAATTAGGTTTTGACATTATGAACAATCAAGGTAATTGGACAGATGTTGAAACTATAAATGACAGGATAGCTGAAGTTCTTACTGAAAGCTCTATGCTCTATGATCAGGTAAATGTAGATTTTCAAAGAGAGAGACAAAAAATGGTTTATGGTGATGAATTACCACCAGGAATCATTCAAATGGTCAAAGTTTATGTGAGTAAGAAAAGAAAAATTCAGATTGGTGATAAGATGGCTGGACGTCATGGTAATAAAGGTATCGTATCAAGAATTGTTCCTTTAGAGGATTTACCATACCTTGAAGATGGTTCGCCAGTTGATATTATTCTGAACCCCCTTGGTGTTCCTTCTCGTATGAACCCTGGTCAGATATTTGAAACTAATTTGGGCTGGGCTGCAAGTAAACTTGGTGTTAAGTTTGCAACTCCAGTTTTTGATGGAGCATCGTTAAAGGATGTAAAAAATAAATTAAAAGAAGCAGGATTACCAGAATCCGGTAAAGCAGTTCTTCATGATGGTCTTACAGGTGAAAAGTTTGACCAGGAAGTGACTGTTGGTTATACCTATATGCTTAAATTATCACACCTTGTTGAAGATAAACTTCATGCTCGTGATATTGGTCCTTACTCATTGATTACTCAACAGCCTCTAGGTGGTAAAGCACAATTTGGTGGTCAGAGATTTGGTGAGATGGAGGTGTGGGCACTTGAAGCTTATGGAGCAGCTTACCTATTACAGGAAATGTTGACTTATAAGAGTGATGATGTTAACGGTAGGACGAAAGTTTATGAAGCTATTGTTAAAGGTAAGGCGATTCCAAAACCAGGAATTCCAGAATCTTTCAACGTATTATTAAAAGAGCTTCAAGGTCTAGGTCTTGACGTTAAATTAGATTAA
- the rplL gene encoding 50S ribosomal protein L7/L12: protein MSEDIVQEILDRIEKMTALELAELVKAIEEKFGVTAAAPTMVAAAGAGAAAEEVEEKTEFDVVLLSAGDKKIQVIKVIREMTGLGLKEAKAIVDELPSTVKEAVAKEEAEKMKAQIEEAGGQVDLK from the coding sequence ATATCGGAGGACATTGTGCAAGAGATATTGGACAGAATAGAAAAAATGACAGCTTTAGAACTTGCTGAATTAGTAAAAGCTATTGAAGAAAAATTTGGTGTAACTGCTGCTGCTCCAACTATGGTTGCTGCTGCTGGTGCAGGTGCTGCTGCAGAAGAAGTTGAAGAAAAAACTGAATTTGACGTAGTTCTTCTTTCAGCTGGTGATAAAAAAATCCAAGTTATTAAAGTTATTAGAGAGATGACTGGTCTTGGTCTTAAAGAAGCTAAAGCTATCGTTGATGAACTTCCTTCAACAGTAAAAGAAGCTGTTGCAAAAGAAGAAGCTGAAAAAATGAAAGCTCAAATTGAAGAAGCTGGTGGACAAGTTGATTTGAAATAG
- a CDS encoding 50S ribosomal protein L10, translating into MSNGTDMVKPQMQEKMDTVQTIQDKVERSSAFYVAKYDGVTVEDITRLRRELRKIDSELIVYKNKLFKRAIADKSFAGDFNNLLAGPNAMAFAYGDGTAAAKVLFNFVKENKKMEIRGCMFDGQYFGPDKISIIKDLPSREQLLSMVASVLNEPMAKLARTLDALRMKKEEQ; encoded by the coding sequence ATGAGTAACGGAACTGATATGGTTAAACCTCAAATGCAAGAAAAAATGGATACTGTTCAAACTATCCAGGACAAAGTAGAAAGATCAAGTGCTTTCTATGTTGCTAAATATGATGGAGTAACTGTAGAAGATATAACAAGATTAAGAAGAGAATTAAGAAAGATTGATTCTGAGCTAATCGTTTACAAAAATAAATTGTTCAAACGTGCTATTGCTGATAAATCTTTCGCTGGTGATTTCAATAATTTACTTGCTGGTCCAAATGCTATGGCTTTTGCTTATGGAGATGGTACAGCAGCAGCTAAAGTTCTTTTCAATTTTGTGAAAGAAAATAAGAAAATGGAAATTAGGGGTTGTATGTTTGATGGACAATACTTCGGCCCTGATAAAATTTCAATTATAAAAGATCTACCTTCAAGAGAACAATTATTGAGTATGGTTGCTAGTGTACTTAATGAGCCAATGGCTAAATTAGCTAGAACTCTTGATGCTCTAAGAATGAAAAAAGAAGAGCAGTAA